In one Pseudodesulfovibrio tunisiensis genomic region, the following are encoded:
- a CDS encoding DNA-binding protein yields the protein MDYIRKEGYRRFHGAVDASVYEYFQCKDSTKAVWYYKKGSYQCCGCREQCETDSQEGFQLFLGMDLPCDTSHDS from the coding sequence ATGGACTACATACGGAAGGAAGGGTACCGCCGCTTTCACGGAGCGGTGGATGCCTCGGTGTACGAATACTTTCAATGCAAGGACTCCACCAAGGCCGTCTGGTACTACAAGAAAGGCAGCTACCAGTGCTGCGGCTGCAGGGAGCAATGCGAAACCGACAGCCAGGAAGGGTTCCAGCTCTTCCTCGGCATGGACCTGCCATGCGACACGTCACACGATTCCTGA
- a CDS encoding zinc ribbon domain-containing protein — protein sequence MITCTGCGRKNPDDARCCEGCGRKLQSGRFGAPQESGGTRPLERFSSGSMSDAARSELWRMVEAWGYVAVVLAALGACLYTGRLWPLYPAVAVVALLLWLRKI from the coding sequence ATGATCACATGTACCGGATGCGGCAGGAAGAATCCCGATGACGCCAGATGTTGCGAGGGGTGCGGCCGCAAATTGCAGTCCGGGCGCTTCGGAGCGCCGCAGGAATCCGGCGGGACGCGTCCTTTGGAACGGTTCTCGTCAGGCTCCATGTCCGACGCCGCGCGCAGCGAACTGTGGCGCATGGTCGAGGCCTGGGGCTATGTGGCCGTGGTGCTGGCCGCGCTCGGGGCCTGTCTGTACACGGGCAGACTGTGGCCGCTGTATCCGGCCGTGGCCGTGGTGGCCCTGCTGCTTTGGCTCAGGAAAATCTGA
- the purU gene encoding formyltetrahydrofolate deformylase, with protein sequence MSDSTKSTVRLLITCPDRPGIVAAVSGFLHSHGVNIIHSDQHSTDPEGGHFFMRNEFYLPGMDMDGLEDLREQFQADVAGNFDMDWTMNPVWRKKKVAILVSKVDHALMELLWRWRTGSLEADITMVISNHPDLRKSVEFFGVPFHHVPVGRSLREKVAAEDAILAHLDGQADVVVLARYMQILTGDFVTRYPNRIINIHHSFLPAFIGADPYRRAHERGVKLIGATAHYVTEDLDQGPIIEQDVNRVTHSHTVEDLKRLGADIERHVLARAVQWHVQDRVIVDGNKTIVFRR encoded by the coding sequence ATGAGCGATTCCACGAAAAGTACGGTCAGGCTGCTCATCACCTGCCCGGATCGGCCCGGCATTGTTGCCGCTGTCAGCGGTTTTCTGCATTCCCACGGGGTGAACATCATTCACTCGGACCAGCACTCCACCGACCCCGAGGGCGGACATTTCTTCATGCGCAACGAATTCTACCTCCCGGGCATGGACATGGACGGGCTGGAGGACCTGCGCGAACAGTTTCAGGCCGATGTGGCCGGGAATTTTGACATGGACTGGACCATGAATCCGGTCTGGCGCAAGAAGAAGGTCGCCATTCTGGTCTCCAAGGTGGACCACGCGCTCATGGAACTCCTCTGGCGCTGGCGCACCGGTTCCCTTGAAGCCGACATCACCATGGTCATCAGCAACCACCCGGATCTGCGCAAGTCCGTGGAATTCTTCGGCGTGCCGTTTCACCATGTCCCGGTGGGACGTTCCCTGCGCGAAAAGGTCGCTGCCGAGGACGCCATCCTCGCCCACCTCGACGGACAGGCCGATGTGGTGGTGCTCGCCCGGTACATGCAAATCCTGACCGGGGATTTCGTGACCCGCTATCCCAATCGGATCATCAACATCCACCACTCCTTTCTGCCCGCGTTCATCGGGGCCGATCCCTATCGCCGTGCCCATGAGCGCGGCGTGAAGCTCATCGGTGCGACTGCCCATTACGTGACCGAGGACCTTGATCAGGGACCGATCATCGAACAGGACGTGAACCGTGTCACCCACAGCCATACGGTCGAGGACCTCAAACGCCTCGGCGCGGACATCGAACGCCATGTCCTTGCTCGCGCCGTGCAGTGGCACGTTCAGGATCGCGTCATCGTGGACGGCAACAAGACCATTGTTTTTCGTCGGTAG
- a CDS encoding D-sedoheptulose 7-phosphate isomerase — MSESALKKVLDHAESGLVARKEFFDTKSEQIVDIARTMAVCLAEGGKVMFCGNGGSAADSQHLAAEFVNRFKMERPALPGLALTTDSSILTAIGNDYSFDEVFEKQVMGLGRPGDILVGLSTSGTSVNVIRAMREARRKGIITVGLSGRNAGEMGPVADHVLTVPSGDTPIIQEVHIAAGHMLCHLVDHFLFEAVAELTPYLSQGD, encoded by the coding sequence ATGTCTGAATCCGCCCTGAAAAAAGTCCTGGACCATGCGGAAAGCGGCCTTGTCGCCCGCAAGGAATTCTTTGATACGAAATCCGAACAGATCGTGGACATTGCCCGCACCATGGCCGTGTGCCTGGCCGAGGGCGGCAAGGTCATGTTCTGCGGCAATGGTGGCAGCGCAGCGGACAGCCAGCATCTGGCCGCGGAATTCGTGAACCGCTTCAAGATGGAACGCCCGGCCCTTCCCGGCCTGGCCCTGACCACGGATTCCTCCATTCTCACGGCCATAGGCAACGACTATTCCTTTGACGAAGTGTTCGAAAAGCAGGTCATGGGGCTGGGCCGCCCCGGGGACATTCTGGTCGGCCTGTCCACGTCCGGTACCAGCGTGAACGTGATCCGCGCCATGCGCGAGGCAAGGCGCAAGGGCATCATCACCGTGGGCCTGAGCGGTCGCAACGCCGGGGAAATGGGCCCCGTGGCCGACCATGTGCTCACCGTGCCATCCGGGGATACCCCGATCATTCAGGAAGTCCATATCGCGGCCGGACACATGCTCTGCCATCTTGTGGACCACTTCCTGTTCGAAGCCGTGGCCGAGCTCACCCCCTATCTGTCCCAGGGCGACTGA
- a CDS encoding response regulator, translating into MRTLIVEDTLINQEFLRMIMEPWGTCVVSETGEDALRQVRAALEAHSPFKLIFMDIMLPGMDGLQTLESIRALERETGVSQEDEARVIVTTALDDDMAATRAYFQGQAVSYITKPIRQEKIEEELRRLALIHPAETA; encoded by the coding sequence ATGCGCACCCTCATCGTCGAAGACACGCTCATCAATCAGGAATTCCTCAGGATGATCATGGAGCCGTGGGGAACGTGCGTGGTGTCCGAAACCGGAGAGGATGCGCTCCGACAGGTACGCGCGGCTCTGGAGGCGCATTCGCCCTTCAAGCTGATCTTCATGGACATCATGCTGCCGGGCATGGACGGACTTCAGACACTGGAATCCATCCGCGCCCTGGAACGCGAAACCGGCGTATCTCAGGAAGACGAAGCCCGGGTCATCGTGACCACGGCTCTGGACGATGACATGGCCGCGACCCGTGCCTATTTTCAGGGACAGGCCGTGTCCTACATCACCAAACCCATCCGTCAGGAAAAGATCGAAGAGGAACTCCGGCGGCTGGCGCTCATCCACCCCGCGGAAACAGCGTAG
- a CDS encoding glycoside hydrolase family 3 protein: MSRLLFVVLFCLVLLAPGSACAENLSVEYMAGQMIMAGFRGLDVDETSPVVRDIRERHLGGVILFDRDVALKSPVRNIQSPDQVRRLIARLQGYARTPLLVGVDQEGGRVQRLKAENGFAETPSARSLGAGTLAVTMLAGAKAGQQLRNCGFNMDFAPCLDVAVAPDGAAIGALDRSFSSEPEIVAAHGMAFIEGLHSAGVLACVKHFPGHGSAVGDTHLGVVDVTHTWTRSELVPFRQAVEAGLADAVMTAHVFNANLDPERPATLSPDVLGGLLRKELGFSGVVITDDLDMRAVADRYGLERAAVMAVQAGADMLLLGNNLRYDPDVAARVHGALVRAVEAGELTRKRLAESCMRILCLKARLDRP; encoded by the coding sequence ATGTCCCGATTGCTGTTCGTCGTCCTGTTCTGTCTCGTGCTGCTTGCGCCCGGTTCGGCCTGTGCGGAAAACCTTTCCGTGGAGTACATGGCCGGGCAGATGATCATGGCCGGATTCCGCGGGCTGGACGTGGATGAGACGTCGCCTGTTGTCCGGGACATCCGGGAGCGGCATCTTGGCGGGGTGATCCTGTTCGATCGCGATGTGGCCCTGAAAAGCCCGGTGCGGAACATTCAGAGCCCGGATCAGGTTCGGCGGCTCATTGCCCGACTTCAGGGATATGCAAGAACGCCGCTGCTCGTGGGCGTGGATCAGGAAGGCGGCAGGGTGCAGCGGCTCAAGGCGGAAAACGGGTTCGCGGAAACTCCGTCGGCAAGATCGTTGGGGGCCGGGACGTTGGCCGTGACCATGCTTGCCGGGGCCAAGGCCGGACAGCAGCTACGAAACTGCGGATTCAACATGGATTTCGCACCGTGTCTGGACGTGGCCGTGGCCCCGGACGGAGCTGCCATCGGGGCGTTGGACCGCAGCTTTTCCTCGGAGCCGGAAATCGTGGCAGCCCACGGAATGGCATTCATCGAAGGGCTGCATTCCGCCGGGGTGCTGGCTTGCGTCAAGCATTTTCCCGGGCACGGCAGTGCGGTCGGGGATACGCATCTCGGCGTGGTGGATGTGACCCACACATGGACGCGTTCCGAACTCGTTCCCTTTCGTCAGGCTGTCGAAGCCGGTTTGGCCGATGCGGTCATGACCGCGCATGTGTTCAATGCGAATCTCGACCCGGAGCGTCCAGCAACCCTGTCTCCGGATGTCCTCGGCGGACTGCTGCGAAAGGAACTGGGATTTTCCGGGGTGGTGATCACGGATGATCTGGACATGCGGGCCGTGGCCGATCGCTACGGACTGGAACGGGCCGCAGTCATGGCCGTGCAGGCCGGGGCGGACATGCTGCTTCTGGGAAACAATCTGCGCTACGATCCGGATGTGGCGGCCCGGGTGCACGGGGCGCTGGTCAGGGCTGTGGAGGCCGGGGAACTGACGCGAAAGCGGCTGGCCGAATCCTGCATGCGCATCCTGTGTCTCAAGGCGCGTCTCGATCGACCCTGA
- a CDS encoding rhomboid family intramembrane serine protease encodes MFFSYNRMMRRVFLTPRLRTRHIHAWENLAGHIPGHEDAPLDRKTARLWELVLSARRVPHRVRRIPGGWEVGVRPFALDRAVSELTLFLAENRETIPGFPPVSGKTAPAGPSIWAIFLLVAFYAACNRVYPGMSALPVHWLELGSANAAAVLDGEWWRLATGLTLHGDAAHIMGNAVIGGVFAWLACARLGSGLAWLLIMVCGIAGNLLNALALGPPHDSIGFSTAVFGAAGLLGGTMPFAANHPERMSLQKTIRSAFVPVAASLGLLALLGAGEDTDLGAHFFGFGAGLFLGLAAGAATARFGRPGQRADRILYALALFLPIAAWSAAWLAA; translated from the coding sequence ATGTTTTTCTCATACAATCGAATGATGCGCAGGGTATTTCTCACTCCACGCCTTCGAACCAGACACATCCATGCATGGGAGAATCTGGCCGGACATATTCCGGGCCATGAAGATGCACCTCTGGATCGAAAGACCGCCCGACTATGGGAACTGGTGCTCTCGGCCCGGCGCGTGCCGCATCGGGTCCGGCGCATCCCCGGGGGATGGGAAGTGGGAGTCCGCCCCTTTGCTCTGGACAGAGCAGTTTCCGAACTTACCTTGTTCCTTGCGGAAAACAGGGAAACCATTCCCGGTTTCCCGCCCGTGTCCGGCAAGACCGCTCCGGCAGGCCCCTCGATCTGGGCCATCTTTCTGCTCGTAGCCTTTTACGCGGCCTGCAATCGCGTGTATCCTGGCATGAGCGCGCTCCCGGTCCATTGGCTGGAGCTGGGCAGCGCCAACGCAGCGGCCGTACTGGACGGCGAATGGTGGCGGCTGGCAACCGGCCTGACCCTGCATGGGGATGCAGCCCACATCATGGGCAACGCGGTCATCGGCGGGGTGTTCGCCTGGCTGGCATGCGCCCGGCTCGGCTCCGGTCTGGCATGGCTGCTGATCATGGTCTGCGGCATTGCCGGGAACCTGCTCAATGCTCTGGCGCTCGGCCCGCCCCATGATTCCATCGGATTTTCCACGGCCGTGTTCGGCGCAGCCGGACTGCTGGGCGGGACCATGCCGTTCGCAGCGAACCACCCCGAACGCATGAGCCTGCAAAAGACGATCAGGTCCGCGTTCGTGCCCGTGGCTGCGTCCCTCGGCCTGCTTGCCCTGCTCGGGGCGGGCGAGGATACGGACCTCGGCGCCCATTTCTTCGGATTCGGTGCCGGACTGTTTCTGGGGCTGGCCGCCGGAGCTGCCACGGCCCGATTCGGCCGACCGGGGCAGCGTGCGGACCGCATCCTGTATGCGCTGGCCCTGTTCCTGCCCATTGCGGCATGGAGCGCGGCATGGCTCGCTGCATGA
- a CDS encoding metal ABC transporter ATP-binding protein encodes MSDTIIAMRDVCFAYNGPRVLDNVTLTVRRGDFMAMLGPNGGGKSTLLKLMLGLIRPDSGSVRILDRAPGDAGGSIGYLPQHTHVSKAFPISVMDAVRLGMIRPGLGGIMGLGSPKRDSGKAREALERVGLAGFETRRLADLSGGQQQRVFIARALVSRPELLLLDEPTASVDPASRNELFTLLGELNNDMTIVMVSHDISALATCVKSVACVNRSVHFHERPEITGDMFRMAYGARDGLSCPVELIAHGTVPHRVLEEHDREEAE; translated from the coding sequence ATGTCCGATACAATCATAGCAATGCGGGATGTATGCTTTGCGTACAACGGTCCCCGCGTTCTGGACAACGTGACCCTCACCGTGAGGCGGGGCGATTTCATGGCCATGCTCGGCCCGAACGGGGGCGGCAAGTCCACGCTTCTGAAACTCATGCTCGGCCTGATCCGCCCGGATTCCGGTTCGGTGCGCATCCTTGACCGTGCTCCGGGAGACGCAGGCGGCAGCATCGGCTACCTGCCCCAGCACACGCATGTTTCCAAGGCATTCCCCATTTCCGTGATGGACGCGGTCCGGCTGGGCATGATCCGGCCCGGACTGGGCGGCATCATGGGATTGGGCAGTCCGAAGCGGGATTCGGGCAAGGCACGGGAAGCCCTGGAACGCGTGGGACTGGCCGGATTTGAAACACGGCGTCTGGCCGACCTGTCCGGTGGCCAGCAGCAGCGCGTGTTCATTGCCCGGGCTCTGGTTTCCCGCCCCGAGCTGCTCCTGCTGGACGAACCCACGGCCAGCGTGGACCCGGCCAGCCGCAACGAATTGTTCACCCTGCTCGGAGAGCTCAACAACGACATGACCATCGTCATGGTCAGTCACGACATTTCCGCGCTTGCCACCTGCGTCAAATCCGTGGCCTGCGTGAATCGCAGCGTGCATTTCCACGAACGGCCGGAAATAACCGGAGACATGTTCCGCATGGCCTACGGCGCACGGGACGGCCTGAGCTGCCCCGTGGAACTCATCGCCCACGGCACGGTGCCCCACCGGGTATTGGAAGAACACGATCGGGAAGAGGCGGAATAA
- a CDS encoding metal ABC transporter permease: MDILQHGFMQNALIAGLLASVICGVIGSLVVVNRISFISGGIAHASYGGVGLAFFLGLPVLPVTEAFTVGAALIMALVTLHARERSDTVIGVLWAAGMALGIILLDFTPGYNVDLMSYLFGSILAVPHEDLWHMAALSVSVLAVVAVFYRGFLIMSFDEEFARARGVPVDFLYVALIVMIALSVVMVIQVVGLILVIALLTIPPFIAERRTGTLGVMMAVSCVLNALFTVTGLWLSFQLDITSGAAIIAVASVGFFLSLLLPGKQRAAA; encoded by the coding sequence ATGGATATCCTTCAACACGGCTTCATGCAGAACGCCCTGATCGCCGGTCTTCTCGCCAGCGTGATCTGCGGGGTGATCGGTTCACTGGTGGTGGTCAACCGCATATCCTTCATTTCGGGCGGCATTGCGCACGCCTCGTACGGCGGAGTCGGATTGGCCTTTTTTCTGGGGCTGCCCGTACTGCCCGTCACCGAGGCGTTCACCGTGGGCGCGGCCCTGATCATGGCGCTCGTCACCCTGCACGCCCGGGAACGATCCGACACCGTGATCGGCGTGCTCTGGGCCGCAGGCATGGCGCTGGGCATCATTCTTCTGGATTTCACCCCGGGCTACAACGTGGACCTGATGAGCTACCTGTTCGGCAGCATACTCGCCGTGCCGCACGAGGACCTGTGGCACATGGCCGCGCTATCCGTGTCCGTGCTCGCCGTGGTGGCCGTGTTCTATCGGGGATTCCTGATCATGAGCTTCGACGAGGAATTCGCACGCGCCCGTGGCGTGCCCGTGGACTTCCTGTACGTGGCGCTCATCGTGATGATCGCCCTGTCCGTGGTCATGGTCATTCAGGTGGTGGGCCTGATACTGGTCATCGCCCTGCTCACGATTCCGCCGTTCATTGCGGAGCGCCGCACCGGAACGCTGGGAGTCATGATGGCGGTTTCCTGCGTGTTGAACGCGCTCTTCACCGTGACCGGGCTTTGGCTCTCGTTCCAACTGGACATCACATCCGGCGCGGCCATCATTGCCGTGGCCTCGGTCGGCTTCTTCCTTTCCCTGCTCCTGCCCGGAAAGCAGCGCGCCGCAGCCTGA
- a CDS encoding DUF3592 domain-containing protein — protein MVRPLLHARKKRSPMHNAVRRTFGVLFIAAFLWGLALIPYDIFREERFRLYGEVKTVGLVTAVRTLGAGEDSLSRYGVEYAYVDRDGFARRAVAPMPRERWADLRPGSRVVVYFAKSQPGLSRIRGQVEPVFQVWLRDMLD, from the coding sequence ATGGTCAGACCTCTGCTGCACGCGCGAAAAAAACGCTCTCCCATGCACAACGCGGTTCGCCGGACCTTCGGCGTCCTGTTCATTGCCGCGTTTCTCTGGGGACTGGCCCTGATTCCCTACGACATTTTTCGCGAGGAGCGGTTTCGGCTGTATGGCGAGGTGAAAACCGTGGGGTTGGTCACTGCCGTGCGTACGCTGGGAGCGGGCGAGGATTCCCTGTCCCGCTATGGCGTGGAATATGCCTATGTGGACCGGGACGGGTTTGCGCGGCGTGCTGTTGCCCCCATGCCCCGGGAACGCTGGGCCGATCTTCGGCCCGGATCGCGTGTTGTGGTCTACTTTGCCAAATCCCAGCCGGGATTGTCCCGCATCCGGGGGCAGGTCGAACCCGTGTTTCAGGTCTGGCTGCGGGACATGCTGGACTGA
- a CDS encoding DUF2846 domain-containing protein has translation MKKGIVLAAVCILMLLMGCVDKRMAFQDIEEQQDKAVVYVYRPDSFVNSAETMDVDLNGADIGYLTRGGYRYALVDPGDATVILRKNVIPFNEYGSITVRDLKAGKSYYIKADPVPFGGFDMMLMDEATGRREASATGLYVSE, from the coding sequence ATGAAGAAAGGGATCGTATTGGCTGCGGTCTGCATTCTGATGCTGCTGATGGGATGCGTGGACAAACGGATGGCGTTTCAGGACATCGAGGAACAGCAGGACAAGGCCGTTGTGTACGTGTATCGGCCGGACAGTTTCGTGAACAGCGCGGAAACCATGGACGTGGACCTGAATGGCGCGGACATCGGCTACCTGACCAGAGGCGGGTATCGGTACGCGCTGGTCGACCCCGGGGATGCGACCGTGATCCTCAGGAAGAACGTCATTCCCTTCAATGAATACGGCAGCATCACGGTCAGGGATCTGAAGGCCGGGAAGAGCTATTACATCAAGGCCGATCCCGTTCCGTTCGGCGGGTTCGACATGATGCTGATGGACGAGGCGACCGGAAGGCGGGAAGCCTCGGCCACAGGACTGTATGTATCCGAGTAG
- a CDS encoding META domain-containing protein, translating to MKRFAAYSLCALLLVLAGCASHEPAPMDQDTLLKLVTGKKWMLVDAYGREPLEDTGIFILFDEDGKVSGSAGCNNFGGTYSIDGEALVFGPLMSTKKSCGPSLDEQEYFFLNALSQADRIHVEEGELQLISDDHHEPMRFAVEGENSSWLW from the coding sequence ATGAAGCGTTTTGCCGCATATTCCCTGTGTGCCCTGTTGCTGGTTCTGGCCGGGTGCGCCTCGCACGAGCCCGCGCCCATGGATCAGGACACCCTGCTCAAGCTCGTTACCGGAAAGAAGTGGATGCTCGTGGATGCCTATGGCCGCGAGCCGCTGGAAGACACCGGAATCTTCATCCTGTTCGACGAGGACGGCAAGGTCTCGGGCAGTGCCGGCTGCAACAATTTCGGCGGCACGTATTCCATTGACGGCGAAGCTCTCGTCTTTGGTCCGCTCATGTCCACCAAGAAGTCCTGCGGCCCGTCCCTGGACGAGCAGGAGTATTTTTTTCTGAACGCCCTGTCGCAGGCCGACAGGATTCATGTCGAGGAAGGCGAGTTGCAACTGATTTCCGATGATCATCATGAGCCCATGCGGTTTGCCGTGGAGGGCGAGAATTCGTCCTGGCTCTGGTAG
- a CDS encoding SIR2 family NAD-dependent protein deacylase yields MLANLEMVKALLDGAERVVVLTGSGVSAESGIPTFREADGLWRQFRAEELARPDAFAEDPELVWEFYNWRRELVANSEPNDAHLALADLECVVPEFLLITQNVDGLHSLAGSRNLLEMHGSLWELQCTMCSWRNEDRTMLSGVPTCPACGALLRPGVVWFGEALPPGVLNQAIRAIAEADVFLSVGTSAMVQPAASFAQLAREQGAVTVEINLEPTPNSGLVDFALHGKAGTILPRLTGALCA; encoded by the coding sequence ATGTTGGCAAATTTGGAAATGGTCAAGGCTCTGCTGGATGGCGCCGAGCGCGTCGTGGTGCTGACAGGATCGGGCGTGTCCGCCGAGAGCGGCATTCCCACCTTTCGGGAGGCGGACGGTTTGTGGCGGCAGTTCCGGGCCGAGGAGCTTGCCCGGCCCGATGCGTTTGCCGAGGACCCGGAGCTGGTGTGGGAATTCTACAACTGGCGGCGGGAACTGGTGGCGAACAGTGAACCCAATGACGCGCATCTGGCATTGGCCGATCTGGAGTGCGTGGTGCCCGAGTTTCTGCTCATCACCCAGAACGTGGACGGCCTGCATTCCCTGGCCGGATCGCGCAATCTGCTGGAGATGCACGGTTCCCTGTGGGAATTGCAGTGCACGATGTGTTCCTGGCGAAACGAGGACAGGACCATGCTGTCCGGGGTGCCGACCTGTCCGGCCTGCGGGGCCCTGCTCCGGCCCGGAGTGGTCTGGTTCGGAGAGGCATTGCCGCCGGGCGTGCTCAATCAGGCCATTCGCGCCATTGCCGAGGCCGACGTGTTTCTGAGCGTGGGCACTTCGGCCATGGTCCAGCCTGCGGCCTCGTTTGCCCAGCTCGCCCGGGAGCAGGGGGCCGTGACCGTGGAGATCAATCTGGAACCAACGCCCAATTCCGGGTTGGTGGATTTTGCCCTGCACGGCAAGGCCGGGACCATTCTGCCCCGGTTGACCGGCGCCCTGTGCGCCTGA
- the icd gene encoding NADP-dependent isocitrate dehydrogenase — protein MAEKTIFFIEGDGIGPEVWKAARPVLNAAVEKAYKGEHRLVWNELLAGERAFRETGKHLPDETMDALAKAELAMKGPLQTPVGKGFRSLNVTMRQVFDLYACIRPIKYFQGIESPVKRPDLVDMTVFRENTEDVYAGIEFQSGTPEAARLIEFLADELGANVDASAGVGIKPITPAGSKRLVRRALDFAIEQGKPSVTLVHKGNIMKYTEGGFRAWGYELAEQEYAGKVVREGEEGPVVLKDRIADAMFQEALIRPEQYSVLATTNLNGDYISDALAAQVGGLGLAPGVNMGDRLAFFEATHGTAPTIAGKDLANPGSLLLSGAMMLEHIGWNEAASLIHAAVEKAISGKKVTVDLACQIQGATQVGCAEFGDILLANL, from the coding sequence TTGGCTGAAAAAACGATATTCTTCATCGAAGGCGACGGCATCGGCCCCGAGGTATGGAAAGCGGCCCGGCCCGTTCTGAACGCGGCCGTGGAAAAGGCCTACAAGGGCGAACACAGACTCGTCTGGAACGAGCTGCTCGCCGGAGAAAGGGCGTTCCGCGAAACCGGAAAACATCTGCCCGACGAAACCATGGACGCGCTGGCCAAGGCCGAACTCGCCATGAAGGGCCCGCTCCAGACCCCGGTGGGCAAGGGCTTTCGCAGCCTGAACGTCACCATGCGTCAAGTATTCGATTTATACGCATGCATCCGCCCCATCAAGTATTTTCAGGGAATCGAATCTCCGGTCAAGCGGCCCGATCTGGTGGACATGACCGTATTCCGGGAGAATACCGAGGACGTGTACGCGGGCATCGAATTCCAGTCCGGCACGCCCGAGGCCGCCAGACTCATCGAATTTCTGGCCGACGAACTGGGCGCGAACGTGGATGCGAGCGCAGGCGTGGGCATCAAGCCCATCACCCCTGCCGGGTCGAAGCGGCTGGTGCGCAGGGCGCTGGATTTCGCCATCGAACAGGGCAAGCCCTCGGTGACGCTGGTGCACAAGGGCAACATCATGAAATACACCGAAGGCGGCTTCCGGGCCTGGGGCTATGAACTGGCCGAACAGGAATACGCCGGAAAGGTGGTACGCGAGGGCGAGGAAGGTCCTGTCGTGCTCAAGGACCGCATTGCGGACGCCATGTTTCAGGAAGCCCTGATCCGGCCGGAACAGTATTCCGTGCTCGCCACCACCAACCTGAACGGCGACTACATCTCCGACGCACTGGCCGCGCAGGTCGGTGGTCTGGGGCTGGCCCCGGGCGTGAACATGGGCGACAGGCTCGCGTTCTTCGAGGCCACCCACGGCACCGCGCCCACCATTGCGGGCAAGGATCTGGCCAACCCCGGTTCCCTGCTCCTGTCCGGCGCCATGATGCTGGAACACATCGGCTGGAACGAGGCTGCCAGCCTGATCCACGCCGCCGTGGAAAAGGCCATCTCCGGCAAGAAGGTCACCGTGGACCTCGCCTGCCAGATTCAGGGCGCGACTCAGGTGGGCTGCGCCGAATTCGGCGACATCCTGCTGGCCAACCTGTAG